From a region of the Calonectris borealis chromosome 2, bCalBor7.hap1.2, whole genome shotgun sequence genome:
- the ZNF706 gene encoding zinc finger protein 706 — MARGQQKIQSQQKNAKKQAEQKKKQGHDQKAAAKAALIYTCTVCRTQMPDPKTFKQHFESKHPKTPLPPELADVQA; from the exons ATGGCTCGTGGACAGCAGAAGATTCAGTCGCAGCAGAAAAATGCCAAAAAGCAAGctgagcaaaaaaagaaacaaggacaTGATCAGAaggctgcagccaaggctgccttgaTATATACCTGCACTGTCTGTAGG ACACAAATGCCGGATCCCAAGACCTTCAAACAGCACTTTGAAAGCAAGCATCCTAAGACTCCACTTCCTCCAGAATTGGCTGATGTTCAGGCGTAA